GCGACTGATTTTGATTTTAATGGTTTTTGGTTTGAGTGCGTGTGGTGATGACGCCGGTTCGGGTAGCGAAGCTCCGGAGCCGCAAAGTCAGAACAACGAAACCAATACGAATAACGTTTCTGTTTCCCAAGGTTCTACGAACTCCGAGTCCTCGAACAACACAAATTCGAATGCGACCAACAACTCTACTGCCAATCTGACCAACAATACGACGGCCAAGACCAGCACGAATAACGACACCGCAGGCACCCATCCCGACCCTGCAGGAACGCTCTCGTGTATGGATATCCTTGGGTGTCTACTCAGCTGTCACGCTGATGACGAGGCTTGCGAGCAGGAGTGCCGTGAGCTCGGAGACGACCAGGCGCGTGCCCAGATCGATGATTATCTGACCTGTGTGGACACCCTTTGCGCCGAGGCCATGACGGTCACAGCGCTGACGGAGTGTACTCTGGACAAGTGCTCCGAGGAGCAAGATACCTGCCTCAACCCTGAAGGTGAGTGAAGACTTCCTCGATCTGCGCGATTCCAATCTTCAAAAGAAAACTCGAATTTCGGCCGTACGATTTTGTGCCGAGCACCCAGTAGTTTGTCTCGGGACTCATCAACGATTGAACCCCTGAAGACGATTGTGTCAGGCAATCTCCGCCCGCGCTGCTGAGTAGTGTGGCGGCCAATTTCATGGGACCGTCTGATGCGTAGCAATAGTGGACCTGAAGTTCCCGGGTGATACTCAAGTCGGGTTTGTACCCGACGTGCGAGATGATTTGATCGACCTCGAGAGTCTCGGAAAAATCAAGGCCGCGGAGTTCGACTTCGAACCGGCCACCCGTCGAACGAATTGATTCTACGGCGCGAGCTGGCTTAGGCGTGATGCCTTTGACGCCGCCGGCCGCAGCCGTGTTTCCGAACTTCGAGAGTGCGTCGCGCTGAGGCAGCGGGTCGTCCTCGATGATTTGGTACGGCGCCTGGTCGCCGAGATAGCTCCAAAAGACCTCGGTGCCCGAGAGCTCGGAAAGTGCTCGGAGCGTGGTCACGGCGGAATGGCCCGCCCCCACAAGCAAGACCTCTTTGCCTTCAAAAGCGGCGCGGTCAGCACCGAGAACGTCTGGAAGTTGGCGCCAGATACGCGTCCCCGCCTGAGTTTCACCGAGCGCGCTCAGCCCGCCGGGCCCCATGGATGCCGGGTTTTGGTAGACACCCGTGGCGTCCACCACGATATCGGCCTCTACAAACTCCTCACCGCTCGGCGTGCTCAGGTGGAGGAGGAATGGGCCGGATTTGCCGCGCGAGCCGATATGGTGCCCCTTGAGGACGTCTCGATGGGAGATGCCGAGGACCCGGTGTCCGAGTTTGAGGCGATCTCCGAGCCTCTCGGCCAAAGGCATCAGGTACTCCGCCCGAAACTCAGCCCCGGTCGGGAATTGGTCGGCACGCTCAGAGATATCCAGCACGGTTTGCCACGGCGAGACGTTGAGCGCCCAGGGCGAGAAGAACCTGACATGCCCCCATCTTTTAACCGAATCCGCGACGTGACCAGCTTCGTATACCGTGAAGTCCCAGCCTAGTTTCTGTGCGAGAGTTGCGGCCTCGAGTCCGATTGGGCCTGCCCCGAGAATGGCGATTGAACGATTCATGGCGTGTCCTAAAAATCCGGGTTAAATGAGAAATCGAGAATAAAATCCCTAGTGCCTTTTGTTCTCAGATGCCAACGTGGACTAAGAATTTCATGACACAAGAGAATGACAACAAAAACGAAGAGTTCAAGGCCCTAGAGCTGCTCTTAAGAAAGACGCGACGAGATCTTGAGACGCCGGCGATGGTGGAAGGTTTCTTGTGGTTCTTCGCCACGCTCGGCGCGGTGTT
This Microvenator marinus DNA region includes the following protein-coding sequences:
- a CDS encoding NAD(P)-binding domain-containing protein, with product MNRSIAILGAGPIGLEAATLAQKLGWDFTVYEAGHVADSVKRWGHVRFFSPWALNVSPWQTVLDISERADQFPTGAEFRAEYLMPLAERLGDRLKLGHRVLGISHRDVLKGHHIGSRGKSGPFLLHLSTPSGEEFVEADIVVDATGVYQNPASMGPGGLSALGETQAGTRIWRQLPDVLGADRAAFEGKEVLLVGAGHSAVTTLRALSELSGTEVFWSYLGDQAPYQIIEDDPLPQRDALSKFGNTAAAGGVKGITPKPARAVESIRSTGGRFEVELRGLDFSETLEVDQIISHVGYKPDLSITRELQVHYCYASDGPMKLAATLLSSAGGDCLTQSSSGVQSLMSPETNYWVLGTKSYGRNSSFLLKIGIAQIEEVFTHLQG